Sequence from the Desulfatiglans sp. genome:
TGCGGAGGCAATATTTCAAATACAGTTGATGTTGAAAAAGTGGTAGATGCAGCCTCAAGGATGCATGGAGTTACCATAGCAAGGCGTAACATGTTCATGTGCTCTGACCCGGGGCAGGATCTTATCATAAATGATATCAAGAATGGGGAGATAAACCGTGTTGTTGTTGCGGCCTGTGCACCCAGCCTGCATGAGCTTACCTTCAGGAGCGCCATCCTCCGCACCGGGCTCAACCCCTATCTTTATGTCCACGCAAATATCAGGGAGCAGGTTAGCTTTGTCCATGATGGAGATGAGGCAACCAATAAGGCCATAGCCATTGTAGCTGCGGCAGTCGGAAAGGTGAAGGAGGTTAAACCCCTGGAGGCCACCAGTGTTGATGTAAAAGGTCACGCAACTGTAATAGGGGCCGGTGTAGCAGGCCTTAAATCCGCAATAGATATGGCAAAAAGGGGATTAAAGGTTTCTATAATTGAAAAAAGCCCCTTCCTTGGAGGCCAGACCGCCCTTCTTGATAGGCTTTTCCCATATGGAGACAGGGCCGGGGATATTATATCAACCCTAGCTAAAGAGGCAGTTTCACTCCCGAACATAGGAATCCACACATGCTCAGAGGTTATCAGGCAGGAAGGTTATATCGGTAATTTCAGGCTGACCATATTGAAAAATCCACCTTCCGATGAAAAAGAGCTTTATAATATGAATAAGATTGCGTCCGGTTCAATAAAAGCCAATGAATATGTGCCTTTTATCGGGGTTTATCATAATTCTCCCCCCGAGGCTCAAGAGGAGTTCAGCATAGAAACAGGCGCTATAGTTATTGCTACAGGTTTTCACAGCTATATCCCCGCACAGGGCGAATATGGTTACAGGGATTTCCCTGAGGTGATCACCTTGAGGGAGCTTATCATGGAGCTGGCCACAAATACTGGGAAAGGCGAGTTCCTTAGAATCGGGGGCAGAACAATTAAAACCATAGCAATGATACACTGTGTTGGTTCCAGGCAGGTAGAGGGCATACACACGCCGGATCAAAATGGTTTTATCAACCCCAACTGTTCACGCACATGCTGCACCGGCCTGTTGCACTCTGCAATTGAAATCATAAACAGGCACCCGGAAACATGTATTTTCAATATCTACCGTGATATCAGGACATACGGGAGGTTACATGAAGAGCTCTATGCCGAGGCATCTGCTAAAGGCGTAAGGTTTGTCCGCTTTAATGTTGAGAATCAGCCGGCAGTCAAAAAGAACCATGAAGGTTATGCCCTCTCTGTATTTGCAAAGGATAATCTGCTTCAGAATGAAGAGCTTGAAATACCTGCTGACCTGGTTGTGCTTGCCACAGGCATGCACCCTGGTAAAATAGAACCTCTTATTGACCTTTTAAAAATCCACTGCGGGGCAGACGGGTTTCTGCTTGAGGTTCACCCGAAATTAAGACCTGTTGAGATATTTACCGCAGGGATATACCTTGCGGGGAGCTGCCAGGCGCCAATGGATGTTACAGAGGCTGCTGCAGCTGCTTCAGCTTCCGCATCAAAGGCCTCCATTCTGCTGTCAAAGGGAAAAGTAGACCTGGAGCCTTTTGTATCAAAGGTGGACAAGGATGCCTGCGCAAGGTGCCTCACCTGTTTAAGGGCATGTCCATTTGATGTGCCGGTTATGGAAGATGACGGGGCATATATTAATCCTGCGGCCTGCTATGGCTGCGGCGCCTGTGTATCAGTATGCCCTGGGGGGGCAATATCCCTTGCACAGTATGATAATGAGGAGATATGTTCTCAGGTAAGAGGAGCAATTAACCAGGGGATCATAAACACAGATAATAATAACAGGAGATAATAGTTGTCCGAGTTTGAACCTAAAATAATAGTATACTGCTGCCAGTATTGAGGCTACACAGCCGCGGACCTGGCAGGTTCATTACGTATTAAGTATCCTTCAAGTGTAAGGGTTATTAAACTCCCCTGTACAGGGAGAATTACACCCCAGCTCCTTTTAAAGGCAATAGAAGAGGGAGCAGACGGGGTATGCGGTATTGGCTGTATGGAGGGAGACTGCCATTATATTGATGGAAATATAAAGGCGCGTAAAATCATCAACCACACAAAAAAGGTGCTTGAATCCATAGGTGTGGAGACTGATAGGGTAGCAATGTATAACTTAAGCGCATCTGACGGGCCTCTGTTTGCAAGATATGCTGATGAGTTCCATGAAATTATAAAAAGGCTGGGACCTCTCTATTTAACCCGGGAAGCCAAAGAGGTTTTAAATGGCTGATCAAGACATTGAAAAGGCACCCACAGACTCTAAAGAGAGACTCAAGGCATTAAGAGAAGAGCGCAGCAGTATGATTGAGCGTAATAAAGAACTCTTAAAAAAACAGAACAGTGACTCAGGCCTGATTAAAAAAGGGCTTAAAGAAGGCGCAAAGACCATCCCTGAGCTGGAAAAGGAGACAGGCATTAGAAGTGATATTATCCTATACTACATTTCTACCATGAAGAAATATGGCGAGGTTACTGAGGCAGGTCATTCAGCAGGATATTTCAGATATTCCCTTGTTGAAAAAAAGAGGCCATCTAAAAAATAGAGGGGCTATCTGCAATTTGTCTGGCATTCCTGGTCGCATGTGCCATCATATGGTTCAGCCTGCAGTGTTGAATGATCAATGCCAAACCTTTCCCTTAAAATCCTGTTGGCATCATTAATACTCTGTTGCCATAGGTTTGTGTCTGTACAGCAGGATGAAAGCCTTATATGAGCGGATAATATTGGCATTCCTGAGGTTATTGTCCATATGTGAAGGTCATGAACAGACTCTATATATTCCATCTCTTCAAGAGCCCTTTTTACCTCCAAATAGTCAATATTTTCAGGAGTTGCCTCAAGCAGGATATTTATGGTCTGTTTGATAAAGCCAAAGCTGCTCCACAGGATTAAGAGACCGATTACAACGCTAGCAATCGTGTCAGCAGGCTGCCATCCCGTAGTTATTATGATAATGCCCGCTATTATTACGCCCACTGAACCAAGGGCATCGGCAATCATATGGAGGAATGCGCCCTTTACATTTACATTTTGATCCTTGCCCTTTGCGAGTATTGCAGCGCTCACAATATTTGCGATAAGGCCTAAGATGGCAATAATCATCATCACTGGCCCGTCTATCTCCCGGTCTGACCCGATTCTCTGCCAGGCCTCATAGAAAATAAAGCCTACAATAAGGACAAGTGTTGCGCCATTCACAAAGGCTCCCAGCACCTCAGCCCTTAAAAAACCAAAGGTTCTGTTGGGTGTTGCTGCTTTTTTTGCCAGATGAGCCACAAAGATGGCAAGGGCCAAGGCCCCAACATCGGTAAGCATATGCCCTGCATCTGCCAGAAGGGCAAGCGAATTGACCAGCAGGCCACCAATAACCTCAACCACAAGGAAGATAAGATTTATAAAAAAGGCCCACCAAAGCCTTGAATAGATAGAATTTTTCAGGTCATGGCTGTGGTTATGCCCTTTAACGCCATGGGCTGAATTATTATGTTCATGTTTTAAGGGCACTGTTTATTCCCCTTTATATTCCTGTTAATGAGATATATAATACGGCCTTCTTGGCGTCAATTGCCAATGTTTAATAAAAAGGAGTAAAGATTAATGGATAAGGTTGTTATTGATGATATAGAACTTGCCCTTTCCCGGCCTGTAGAGATGCCGGTCAGCTGGGTAGGTCAGGAGGAGCTTGTAACACAACTGCTTGCCGCATGGCTGGTGCTTGGAGAGGATGACCTGCCGCTTAACCCCAGGCTTTTAGGGAAACCAGGCGTAGGCAAAACCACACTTGCATATCATGCAGGAAAGCTCATGAACAAACCGGTCTATCTTTTTCAGGCCACCATGGATACAAGGCCTGAAGACCTTATAATCACCCCGGTAATATCTGAAAAGGGCAAAATTCAGTATGTTGCAAGTTCAATAGTTACTGCCATGCTTGAGGGAGGCGTTGCTGTTATAGATGAAGGAAACAGGATGAGCGAAAAGAGCTGGGCATCGCTCGCCCCACTTATGGATAACCGCAGGTATGTGGAGTCTATTGTGGCTGGCATAAAGATCAAGGCACACCCTGATTTTCGTATGTGTGTCACAATGAATGATGATGCAAGCACCTTTGACCTGCCGGATTACATATACTCAAGGCTTCAGCCTGGTATTGTGCTGGACTTCCCGGATCGTGATGACGAACTGTTGATCCTGAAAAAAAACCTGCCCTTTGCCGATGATGAGATCCTTGAATATGTTGTGGAGTTTCTTCAGGCAGCCCATGCTGCAAATGACCGCTACAGCGTGAGGGATGGCATTAATATTGCCAGGTATGCCCTGAAAAGGATCTCTGCGGATAGCACCCTTAAACATGGTAAGGCCGATCTGCCACCCCTTGACTATCTTCGTGAATCAGCAGGTATGATACTTGACCCTGCTGCCTCAGAATATTTTAATGAGATGATGGAAATTGAAGATGAAGAATAACTCTCTTCAATGGAACAATATCCGCTTTGTTCCCATTGTTCACGGAAAGATGGAGTTTGCCCTTGAGGTAGCGAGGCAGTTCAAGGAGTATAAGCCTGAACAGGTAGCAGTAGAATACCCTTCTACTCTTACAGAGAAGATCATTCAGGGGATAAAAAGGCTCCCCCTTTTATCTTCTGTCCATTATGAGGAATCAGATGGTGTATTCACATACCTGCTGCTGGAGCCTGCGGATGCACTGGTTGAGGCGGTGAGGCTCTCGCTTGAATCAGGCATACCTGTACACTTCATTGACCGTGACACTGAAGATTACCCTGTTGATTACACCCCCCTGCCCGATGCATATGCCATTACACGGATAGGTCATTACCAGTACTGCAACGAGTATATCCGTAAGCATGAAGAAAATGAGGGCAGCAGAGAGGATATCCTGCGTGAAAAGACAATGGCCTATAACCTTCAAAGGCTTAATAATACCGGTATGAAGACCCTCTTTGTTGGTGGCATCTTCCACATCCCCAGATTATTAAGGATGATCGATATGCCCCAGACCGAGGTAATAGGCATAAGGAAAAGAACCGGCATCGGATTATCCCACATACATACGGATTCAAGCAGGGAGATACTATCTGAGATGCCCTTTCTTAATGCCGCCTATGAAAACTACAGGTCAGGTAAAATGAATACCCCTCCTGACAGGATGAAGCTCAATAACCGGCTTATTGAGGAGGCAAAAAAGGAGCTCTGGAAAAATGACAAAGAGGAGCTCTCCCCTGTGCAGATGGAGATACTCAACAAATTTGCCAGGAACTATGCCATAACCACCGGAAACCTGGTGCCTGACTTTTACCAGCTCATTGTTGCAGCAAGGGGTGTTGCTGATGACAATTTTGCATGGGAGGTGTGGAACCTTGGGAGTGATTACCCCTGGCAGGATAGTGACCCCGGGATACCTGTTATTGAACTCTCCGGTGATGACCTCTTTCTTAACCACCGCCGGATAAAACTTCACCGAAGGATAAAAGGCACACGTAAAAGGCTTATATCCGTGCCTGTAAAAAGAAGAAAAAGAGAAAATAAAAAGGGGGAATGGAAGGAGTCATTTAAAGGTGACTACATATGTTCATACCCTCCTGAGGATATTGTGATAGAGGGGTACGGGCACCACCTGAAAAAAAGGGCAATAGAGATCAGGTCAGAGGAAAACTCGCGCGTTGTGCCCTTTGAGTGCTCCATGCTGGACGGCCTTGATCTTCGTGAAACCATACGAAACATGGGCAAGGATAAGATATACGTCAAGGAAAACCGCCCGTTAAGGGGCAAGGTAGGTTCTGTAGTTGTGATATTTGACCCGGACACCAATAAAGACGGGACAGAGGCATTTCCCTGGAAGGTCACATGGCTGGGGGAACACACCCAGGAGTCAGACATGGCATTTTATGGGACCCCGGCAGGTGAGGTAATGGACGGGCCGGGCATAGCGAGGTGCCAGTATGGTGGGTTTATGCTAAGTTACCCACCCATGAGGGTCTATGATATCTGGAAAGACAGCTTTTTCAGCGGGGCCAGGAATAAACCTGAAAGGTTATTGATGGCAGCTATTGATTACTGCCTTGAAAAACATGTGGTATATGTGGCCCCAGAGCCGCCAACAGGCTGGTGCAGAGGTGTTGCAGAAAGATACGGCAAAAATATTATCTATATCCCGATAGGCACCATACCGCCAGCGACCATTAAAAAAATAAGAAATTTTCATGTGCTGGACGGACACCATGTGCGTGATTATGCACCACAGTATTTATAGTTAGCTTTCAGCATTCAGCTATCAGCTAAATCTTTGGGTTGAAATCCTTTTGCTGAAAGCTGAACGCTAATGGCTGACCGCTTGAATCCAAAACAACAGTTTTTGGATGGATACTAATTAGAAAAAGGTTAGTTATAATCATGTCAGACTCATGCAGACATCAGCATCTTGTGCTTGTAAAAGAAAATAAAAACAAGGTTCGATGCACCCACTGTCATCTGACCATAAACAGGGAAGAGCTGGAAACCGACTTCTGCCCTGAATGCTGGGAAACAGCGAGGGTCAAAAGAAGCGATTTTGAAAAGGTTGAAGAAAAAAAGGGCGGCGCAGATACATATCGGTGTGAGGATTGCGGGGTGGAGATAGTCGCTTAACTCTACAGGAAATATAAAACCAGACACCGGTTTTTTACCTATAATAGCCAACCTAATCAAGACGATATTTAATGCCCCTGCCTTTGGCTTCTGTTAACAAGTTTGTTTATTTCTTTTAAAGCTCCTTCAAAAAACTGCACCTAAATTTGTGCATCATGCACATAATTTTGTGCATTCTATATTTTAACAATCATAAAATAGAATCCTGCTATTGATTGATTAGTTACTTTTTTGAAACCAAAAGCCTTGTCAATAAAGGCTATCGCCTGTTTTTGCATGTTGAGACCGGACAGTGAATGCCTATGGCACGATGTTTGTAATTAAAAAACAGGCTGCCGCCGTCGCCGAAGGCTATGGAGGCCAGGGAAGCAGGCTAAAGGAAAAACCTATCAACCTTTAAACTAAAATGCTTTATTCTGCATTTAAATACCCATTAACAAAGGAGCAGGAGTATGAACAAACCAGCCACAGTAAAAATTGAAGACATAATCCTGGACAACAGCATTTATCCAAGAAGCAGTATTGATCACAAAAGGGTCTCCATGTTTGAAGAAAACATGCGGGATGGTTTTACATTTGATCCCATTCATATTCAGGAACACCCGGATCAACCTGGTAAGTATCGTATTCTTGATGGGGCACACCGGTTTCAGGCATATAAGGGTATCGACCAAAAAGAGGTCCCGGCAGAGATTATAAAACTTAATGGAGTGGACCCCCTGCTTTATGCAGCGCAAAAGGCAATTGGTCCAAGGCAGCTTAATGATGAAGAGGCAAGGGACACAGCCAGAAGGGCATACCAGAATAATCCGAGACAGAGTTCTGAAGAGATCGGGAAGGCAATAGGCCGGGCAAGAAGAACTGTAGATTTGTATATTGCTGATTTAAAGGCTGCTGTTCAGATGGATCTTGATCTGAAAATATTCAGGATGAACAAGCTTGGTATTCCGCAGGAAAGGATTTCATATCGTTTAAATTTACCCCAACAGACAATTTCTCGTTATCTACCCAAAATGGCAACATTGCCAAAATGGGTAAATAGCGACATTAAAAAAGGGTTCACAGTCTCACAGGTAGCTGAAAAGCACGGCTGGCCTGAGTCTCTGGTGTGGGCAGTCAACCTGGATGGAAAAGATGACCTCGGTAAATGCCATGAATTACAGTGGGGAATCAGGACATGGGATAACTGGTATTGGACAGATTGCGATAAGAGATTTGGGGATGAATGGCCCGGAAGAATCCCTGCCCAGCTTATAGCCCACATACTTTACTTCTTTTCCAAAGAGAATGACCTTGTTATTGACCCGATGGCTGGCGGTGGGGTGGTAGCTGACACATGCCTTGCGCTCAACCGGAAATGCTGGAGCTTTGATATGGTTGACAGGTTAGAGGAGAGACCTGAAATAGAACCCCACTTCTGGGATGTAAAAAATTTAAAATGGCCTGCCAGCGGTAAGACAAAGCCTGATCTTATTATCTTTGACCCGCCCTATTTCAGTAAAAAGGCAAAGGAGTATGAAGAAGAGAGCATTTCGAACATGCCTAAAAATGAATATCTTCATTTTCTGGAAAAGTTTTTCAGACTTGCGAATGAGAACAGTAAAAAGGGTACCAGGCTTGCGATGGTAAATGCAGACTGGAGGGATTTTCAAGGCACCCCTGCGGTGGATGAGATTGGAGAAGAAGCAATATTTATAGATGAGTATTTAACGAGGATCAGAAAAACCGGTTGGAAG
This genomic interval carries:
- a CDS encoding CoB--CoM heterodisulfide reductase iron-sulfur subunit A family protein; translation: MDTNKKENINTAEPKVGVYVCHCGGNISNTVDVEKVVDAASRMHGVTIARRNMFMCSDPGQDLIINDIKNGEINRVVVAACAPSLHELTFRSAILRTGLNPYLYVHANIREQVSFVHDGDEATNKAIAIVAAAVGKVKEVKPLEATSVDVKGHATVIGAGVAGLKSAIDMAKRGLKVSIIEKSPFLGGQTALLDRLFPYGDRAGDIISTLAKEAVSLPNIGIHTCSEVIRQEGYIGNFRLTILKNPPSDEKELYNMNKIASGSIKANEYVPFIGVYHNSPPEAQEEFSIETGAIVIATGFHSYIPAQGEYGYRDFPEVITLRELIMELATNTGKGEFLRIGGRTIKTIAMIHCVGSRQVEGIHTPDQNGFINPNCSRTCCTGLLHSAIEIINRHPETCIFNIYRDIRTYGRLHEELYAEASAKGVRFVRFNVENQPAVKKNHEGYALSVFAKDNLLQNEELEIPADLVVLATGMHPGKIEPLIDLLKIHCGADGFLLEVHPKLRPVEIFTAGIYLAGSCQAPMDVTEAAAAASASASKASILLSKGKVDLEPFVSKVDKDACARCLTCLRACPFDVPVMEDDGAYINPAACYGCGACVSVCPGGAISLAQYDNEEICSQVRGAINQGIINTDNNNRR
- a CDS encoding hydrogenase iron-sulfur subunit translates to MSEFEPKIIVYCCQYUGYTAADLAGSLRIKYPSSVRVIKLPCTGRITPQLLLKAIEEGADGVCGIGCMEGDCHYIDGNIKARKIINHTKKVLESIGVETDRVAMYNLSASDGPLFARYADEFHEIIKRLGPLYLTREAKEVLNG
- a CDS encoding winged helix-turn-helix domain-containing protein; this encodes MADQDIEKAPTDSKERLKALREERSSMIERNKELLKKQNSDSGLIKKGLKEGAKTIPELEKETGIRSDIILYYISTMKKYGEVTEAGHSAGYFRYSLVEKKRPSKK
- a CDS encoding cation transporter — protein: MPLKHEHNNSAHGVKGHNHSHDLKNSIYSRLWWAFFINLIFLVVEVIGGLLVNSLALLADAGHMLTDVGALALAIFVAHLAKKAATPNRTFGFLRAEVLGAFVNGATLVLIVGFIFYEAWQRIGSDREIDGPVMMIIAILGLIANIVSAAILAKGKDQNVNVKGAFLHMIADALGSVGVIIAGIIIITTGWQPADTIASVVIGLLILWSSFGFIKQTINILLEATPENIDYLEVKRALEEMEYIESVHDLHIWTITSGMPILSAHIRLSSCCTDTNLWQQSINDANRILRERFGIDHSTLQAEPYDGTCDQECQTNCR
- a CDS encoding AAA family ATPase, with amino-acid sequence MDKVVIDDIELALSRPVEMPVSWVGQEELVTQLLAAWLVLGEDDLPLNPRLLGKPGVGKTTLAYHAGKLMNKPVYLFQATMDTRPEDLIITPVISEKGKIQYVASSIVTAMLEGGVAVIDEGNRMSEKSWASLAPLMDNRRYVESIVAGIKIKAHPDFRMCVTMNDDASTFDLPDYIYSRLQPGIVLDFPDRDDELLILKKNLPFADDEILEYVVEFLQAAHAANDRYSVRDGINIARYALKRISADSTLKHGKADLPPLDYLRESAGMILDPAASEYFNEMMEIEDEE
- a CDS encoding ParB N-terminal domain-containing protein, which translates into the protein MNKPATVKIEDIILDNSIYPRSSIDHKRVSMFEENMRDGFTFDPIHIQEHPDQPGKYRILDGAHRFQAYKGIDQKEVPAEIIKLNGVDPLLYAAQKAIGPRQLNDEEARDTARRAYQNNPRQSSEEIGKAIGRARRTVDLYIADLKAAVQMDLDLKIFRMNKLGIPQERISYRLNLPQQTISRYLPKMATLPKWVNSDIKKGFTVSQVAEKHGWPESLVWAVNLDGKDDLGKCHELQWGIRTWDNWYWTDCDKRFGDEWPGRIPAQLIAHILYFFSKENDLVIDPMAGGGVVADTCLALNRKCWSFDMVDRLEERPEIEPHFWDVKNLKWPASGKTKPDLIIFDPPYFSKKAKEYEEESISNMPKNEYLHFLEKFFRLANENSKKGTRLAMVNADWRDFQGTPAVDEIGEEAIFIDEYLTRIRKTGWKITHIIQAPMSSERFQANIVAAMQKKRILGVTSRYVIIAKHRL